A window of the Streptomyces albireticuli genome harbors these coding sequences:
- a CDS encoding glycosyltransferase, which produces MTSTPAGARRQSAQKPAVPAPPRPPGLPGGVPLQPGPGRASTPPRPSQPPLPPPPSQPPGRERPRFDYEHYSRLAGPLTEPDPDRPYRVRYRSLLADETHRVLGALLLGAAPVVSLGLLVWLMQPAHWTHRDHATTLMRVLDGVMLVSIGLIELFRTLNVTSNAHATLVARDPVPVVPETGTKVAFLTSFVPGKEPIEMVTRTLEAAVRLRHRGPLHVWLLDEGDDPEVKEVCRRLGVHHFSRKGVEKWNQPKGPHRARTKHGNYNAWLDAHGDDYDFFASVDTDHVPLPNFLERMLGYFRDPDIAFVVGPQVYGNYDAAVTKAAESQQFLFHALIQRAGNRYGAPMFVGTNNAVRIRALKSIGGLYDSITEDMATGFELHRHRNPATGHKWRSVYTPDVLAVGEGPNAWTDFFTQQLRWSRGTYETIIKQFWKGPFTLTPGKFLNYSLMVIYYPMTALNWMLGALSCALFLGLGASGIQINSEIWMMLYSDAAALQIGLYIWNRRHNVSPHEPEGSGGLAGMVMSALSAPIYARSLLDAVLRRKSGFVVTPKGDSASPDTLFGTFRIHLFFLLVFGGSLVASFWLGHTHVAMRTWASLALVITLAPILAWCWTLRRPEQAVEARR; this is translated from the coding sequence ATGACGTCCACGCCTGCCGGCGCCCGGCGGCAGTCCGCTCAGAAACCTGCGGTGCCGGCACCGCCGCGCCCGCCGGGCCTGCCCGGCGGCGTGCCGCTCCAGCCCGGCCCCGGCCGGGCCTCCACGCCGCCCCGGCCGTCACAGCCGCCCCTGCCGCCACCGCCGTCACAGCCGCCCGGCAGAGAGCGCCCCCGGTTCGACTACGAGCACTACAGCCGGCTGGCCGGCCCGCTGACCGAGCCGGATCCCGACCGCCCCTACCGGGTGCGCTACCGCAGCCTGCTGGCGGACGAGACGCACCGCGTCCTCGGCGCCCTGCTGCTCGGGGCCGCCCCCGTCGTCTCGCTGGGGCTGCTGGTGTGGCTGATGCAGCCCGCCCACTGGACCCACCGCGATCACGCCACCACGCTGATGCGGGTGCTGGACGGCGTGATGCTGGTGTCGATCGGGCTGATCGAGCTCTTCCGCACGCTGAACGTCACGTCCAACGCCCATGCGACGCTCGTCGCGCGCGATCCGGTCCCGGTCGTCCCGGAGACCGGCACCAAGGTCGCCTTCCTCACCTCGTTCGTGCCCGGCAAGGAGCCGATCGAGATGGTCACCCGCACCCTGGAGGCGGCCGTCCGGCTGCGCCACCGCGGCCCGCTGCACGTCTGGCTGCTCGACGAGGGCGACGACCCCGAGGTCAAGGAGGTCTGCCGGCGGCTCGGCGTCCACCACTTCTCCCGCAAGGGCGTCGAGAAGTGGAACCAGCCGAAGGGCCCGCACCGGGCCCGCACCAAACACGGCAACTACAACGCCTGGCTCGACGCACACGGCGACGACTACGACTTCTTCGCCTCCGTCGACACCGACCACGTGCCGCTGCCCAACTTCCTGGAGCGGATGCTCGGATACTTCCGTGACCCCGATATCGCGTTTGTCGTTGGACCACAGGTGTACGGGAACTACGATGCGGCCGTGACCAAGGCCGCCGAAAGCCAGCAGTTCCTTTTCCACGCCCTGATCCAACGCGCCGGGAACCGCTATGGCGCACCCATGTTCGTCGGCACCAACAACGCCGTCCGCATCCGCGCCCTGAAGAGCATCGGCGGCCTCTACGACTCCATCACCGAGGACATGGCCACCGGCTTCGAGCTGCACCGGCACCGCAATCCCGCCACCGGTCACAAATGGCGCTCGGTCTACACCCCGGACGTCCTCGCGGTCGGCGAGGGTCCCAACGCCTGGACCGACTTCTTCACCCAGCAGCTGCGTTGGTCGCGCGGCACGTACGAAACCATTATCAAGCAGTTCTGGAAAGGCCCCTTCACCCTCACCCCGGGCAAATTCCTCAACTACAGCCTGATGGTCATCTATTATCCGATGACCGCACTCAACTGGATGCTGGGCGCCTTGAGCTGCGCGCTTTTCCTGGGGCTCGGCGCCTCCGGGATCCAGATCAATTCCGAGATCTGGATGATGCTCTACAGCGATGCCGCCGCCCTCCAGATCGGCCTCTACATCTGGAACCGCCGGCACAATGTCTCGCCGCACGAACCGGAGGGCTCGGGCGGGCTGGCCGGCATGGTGATGTCCGCACTGTCCGCGCCGATCTACGCCCGCTCGCTGCTCGACGCGGTGCTCCGGCGCAAGAGCGGCTTCGTGGTCACACCCAAGGGCGACTCGGCCAGCCCCGACACCCTCTTCGGCACCTTCCGCATCCACCTGTTCTTCCTGCTGGTGTTCGGCGGCTCGCTCGTGGCCTCCTTCTGGCTCGGCCACACCCACGTCGCGATGCGCACCTGGGCGTCACTGGCCCTCGTGATCACCCTGGCGCCGATCCTCGCGTGGTGCTGGACGCTGCGCCGTCCCGAGCAAGCCGTGGAGGCCCGCCGATGA
- a CDS encoding C40 family peptidase has translation MRTTGSTEGVPGGRRRCAVRGLVMAAVGALVLAGFGPVGPVPAGAVPAGARPRDPGPGLDPGPAAQGQQTQQAQTGPGGGEGTAAATPAATGTGEAAGAVAVPAGTATGTPADGTGSGTGSGTGGGVTSVALEQSGSFIGPDQNAVPATPVIPGVAPETPGRDPDVVLEDPALKDPSLKLPPVAGRGTEEARQPTRPADALTPKPPDGATPKPQGPGKPAPRPPVTRGHDLEAAISFALAHIGDPYVLGGTGPRRWDCSGLIQQAYRRAGVRLPRIAADQYRATVRITRSALRRGDLVFWTNNGRISGIHHAAIYLGGGRYIEAPRPGRKVRISTFSYYNPNLYGRVR, from the coding sequence GTGCGGACTACGGGATCCACCGAGGGGGTGCCCGGCGGTCGCCGCCGGTGTGCCGTCCGGGGCCTGGTCATGGCCGCGGTGGGCGCCCTGGTGCTGGCCGGGTTCGGGCCGGTGGGGCCCGTACCGGCGGGGGCGGTGCCCGCGGGAGCGCGGCCCCGCGACCCCGGGCCCGGCCTGGACCCCGGGCCCGCGGCCCAGGGGCAGCAGACCCAGCAGGCGCAGACCGGGCCCGGCGGCGGTGAGGGGACGGCGGCCGCCACGCCCGCCGCCACCGGGACCGGCGAAGCGGCCGGTGCGGTGGCCGTCCCGGCCGGCACCGCGACGGGGACCCCGGCCGATGGCACGGGCAGTGGCACGGGCAGCGGCACGGGCGGGGGCGTGACCTCGGTCGCCCTGGAGCAGTCCGGCAGCTTCATCGGCCCGGACCAGAACGCCGTGCCGGCCACGCCGGTCATCCCGGGCGTGGCGCCCGAGACGCCCGGCCGGGACCCGGACGTGGTCCTGGAGGACCCGGCCCTGAAGGACCCCTCGCTCAAGCTCCCGCCGGTCGCCGGCCGGGGGACCGAGGAAGCGCGCCAGCCCACCCGGCCGGCGGACGCCCTGACGCCGAAGCCGCCGGACGGCGCGACGCCGAAGCCGCAGGGGCCGGGGAAGCCCGCCCCGAGGCCGCCGGTCACCCGTGGCCACGACCTGGAGGCCGCGATCAGCTTCGCGCTGGCCCACATCGGCGACCCGTACGTCCTCGGCGGCACCGGCCCGCGCCGCTGGGACTGCTCCGGGCTCATCCAGCAGGCCTACCGCCGGGCCGGCGTCCGGCTGCCGCGGATCGCGGCGGACCAGTACCGCGCCACCGTCCGGATCACCCGGAGCGCGCTGCGCCGCGGGGACCTGGTGTTCTGGACGAACAACGGCCGGATCTCCGGGATCCACCACGCCGCGATCTATCTGGGCGGCGGTCGCTACATCGAGGCGCCGCGGCCCGGCCGCAAGGTCCGCATCTCGACGTTCTCGTACTACAACCCGAACCTGTACGGCCGCGTCCGCTGA
- a CDS encoding bifunctional DNA primase/polymerase: MPAQRRSGPPGPRTQPPAAAYVTLAGADWLASASRFPRSVHALWADNPAAPIVLPCGTVFDVVGVPALFGRRVLDRLWADGPGSGPVAVQRGRLLLFAAPGTAQRLPALLGWEEWARAMPPLLCHGTGDAVTLPPLYPQGEDEPVPPASRWLVAPEVRHPWLPDAEVLLWACVRVARTAAEAAPAVPEPPAPGARPLDRPAAQSPTPTPVTSTSPLSPR; this comes from the coding sequence ATCCCCGCCCAGCGCCGTTCCGGCCCGCCCGGACCCCGTACGCAGCCGCCCGCCGCCGCGTACGTCACCCTCGCCGGCGCCGACTGGCTCGCGTCCGCCAGCCGGTTCCCGCGCAGCGTGCACGCCCTGTGGGCCGACAACCCCGCCGCGCCGATCGTGCTGCCCTGCGGCACCGTCTTCGACGTCGTCGGCGTCCCCGCGCTCTTCGGCCGCCGGGTGCTCGACCGGTTATGGGCCGACGGCCCCGGCTCCGGCCCGGTCGCCGTGCAGCGCGGCCGGCTGCTGCTCTTCGCCGCCCCCGGCACCGCCCAGCGGCTGCCCGCGCTGCTCGGCTGGGAGGAGTGGGCGCGCGCGATGCCCCCGCTGCTGTGCCACGGCACGGGCGACGCGGTGACCCTCCCCCCGCTCTACCCGCAGGGCGAGGACGAGCCGGTGCCGCCCGCCTCCCGCTGGCTGGTCGCTCCGGAGGTCCGCCACCCCTGGCTGCCCGACGCCGAGGTACTGCTGTGGGCCTGTGTGCGGGTCGCCCGCACGGCCGCCGAGGCCGCCCCGGCGGTGCCCGAGCCCCCCGCCCCGGGCGCCCGGCCGCTCGACCGTCCGGCCGCCCAGTCACCCACCCCCACCCCTGTGACCAGCACGAGCCCGCTTTCGCCCCGCTGA
- a CDS encoding M6 family metalloprotease domain-containing protein, whose product MGVDRSRLRRFGAVVTSLCAIATTVVAVPARAAGPGGPCALPRSQAHHSEGLDSWNPAYPRPAGRLDAVMIFLSFPDARPQVEPDRLAADHFPGTTRFFDRASYGRFALHAHPQKRWLRMPRSAASYRIQRDWDSEQRSQYLRDAIAAADAEVDFSRYDLVYLVADPDAPGVDSDATKVVNLDRPLMADGTALRRVVTVFERHPPDRNVLAHETGHVMDLPDLYHRPTDGKGDWDTHVGDWDLMGSQFGLASDPFGWHKWKLGWLSSAQVACVREPGSSLHTLQPLETPMLPGGDARTRMVVVRTGPESAVAIEARAAYGNDSATCTEGVLVYRVLSDTPSGGGPVQVLDGHPGRQACWGESVYPALADAPLGVGESLTSEEDKVRVTVRGRTAGGSWTVGVTRRR is encoded by the coding sequence ATGGGAGTGGACCGGTCACGGCTGCGCCGCTTCGGCGCCGTGGTGACCTCTCTCTGCGCGATCGCCACGACCGTCGTCGCGGTCCCCGCGCGGGCCGCCGGGCCGGGCGGCCCCTGCGCGCTGCCGCGCAGCCAGGCCCACCACTCCGAGGGGCTCGACAGCTGGAACCCCGCCTATCCACGGCCCGCCGGCCGGCTCGACGCCGTGATGATCTTCCTGTCCTTCCCGGACGCCCGCCCCCAGGTGGAGCCCGACCGGCTCGCGGCCGACCACTTCCCCGGCACCACCCGCTTCTTCGACCGGGCCTCCTACGGGCGCTTCGCCCTGCACGCCCACCCCCAGAAGCGCTGGCTGCGGATGCCCCGCTCGGCCGCCTCGTACCGCATACAGCGCGACTGGGACAGCGAGCAGCGCTCCCAGTACCTGCGGGACGCCATCGCCGCGGCCGACGCCGAGGTGGACTTCAGCCGCTACGACCTCGTCTATCTGGTCGCCGACCCGGACGCCCCGGGCGTGGACTCCGACGCGACCAAGGTCGTCAACCTCGACCGCCCGCTGATGGCCGACGGCACGGCGCTGCGCCGCGTCGTCACCGTCTTCGAGCGGCACCCGCCCGACCGCAACGTCCTCGCCCACGAGACCGGGCACGTCATGGACCTGCCCGACCTCTACCACCGGCCCACGGACGGAAAGGGCGACTGGGACACCCATGTCGGGGACTGGGACCTCATGGGCAGCCAGTTCGGGCTGGCCTCGGACCCCTTCGGCTGGCACAAGTGGAAGCTGGGCTGGCTCTCCTCCGCCCAGGTCGCCTGCGTCCGCGAGCCCGGCAGCAGTCTGCACACCCTCCAGCCGCTGGAGACGCCGATGCTGCCGGGCGGCGACGCCCGTACCCGGATGGTGGTGGTCCGTACGGGCCCGGAGAGCGCCGTCGCCATCGAGGCCCGCGCGGCGTACGGCAACGACTCCGCCACCTGCACCGAGGGCGTGCTGGTCTACCGGGTGCTGAGCGACACGCCCTCCGGCGGCGGGCCGGTCCAGGTGCTGGACGGGCACCCGGGGCGGCAGGCCTGCTGGGGCGAGTCGGTCTACCCGGCGCTGGCGGACGCCCCGCTGGGCGTCGGGGAGTCCCTGACCTCGGAGGAGGACAAGGTCCGGGTGACGGTGCGGGGCCGGACGGCGGGCGGCTCCTGGACGGTCGGGGTGACCCGGCGCCGCTAG
- a CDS encoding putative bifunctional diguanylate cyclase/phosphodiesterase yields MPGSTPTVVTQRNESSDFRAAFNAAQLAMAVVGRDGLVRSANHALGELLGTDPARLADAPAADFTGLREDPRTWTAYREVLLGRRERLHCTRRLKRRGGRQGVWAEVIVTPLPDSCDTLLSVADISDRRDLRARLRHLRMHDPVTRLPNRSLFFERLTTALTTAAEGRGSGRIGLCYLDLDGFKAINDTLGHRAGDRLLGAVARRLSECAAPGGHLVARLGGDEFALLVENSTGTQQLVDLAGCVQAALQRPFDVAGHRLAVSASIGVVERPAAGTHATELMQAADTTLYWAKADGKARWTLFDPERNAHRMTRQALSSTLRPAVERNEFVLQYQPLVGLGDGVVRGVEALVRWHHPQFGMLAPNRFIGLAEETGAIVPLGRWVLATACRQARRWQLSHPAEPIVVSVNVAVRQVWDSDLVADVAAILTETGLPPRLLQLELTESAVMGSAGRPLQQLQQLSDMGVAIAIDDFGTGYSNLAYLSRLPVSTLKLDGSFVRGFHSEEPPNPADETIVEALVQLAHRLGIKVTAECVESAEQAERLGRIGCDTGQGWFYSRPVPPDTISALLGAPGVRP; encoded by the coding sequence ATGCCCGGCTCGACGCCTACTGTGGTCACGCAACGTAACGAATCAAGTGATTTCCGTGCCGCCTTCAACGCCGCCCAGCTCGCCATGGCCGTGGTGGGCCGCGACGGCCTGGTGCGTAGCGCCAACCACGCGCTCGGCGAGCTGCTGGGCACCGATCCGGCCCGGCTCGCCGACGCCCCGGCCGCCGACTTCACCGGGCTGCGCGAGGACCCGCGCACCTGGACCGCGTACCGCGAGGTGCTGCTCGGCCGCCGGGAGCGGCTGCACTGCACCCGGCGGCTGAAGCGGCGCGGCGGCCGCCAGGGCGTCTGGGCGGAGGTGATCGTCACCCCGCTGCCGGACAGCTGCGACACCCTCCTGTCGGTCGCCGACATCAGCGACCGGCGCGATCTGCGGGCCCGGCTGCGGCATCTGCGGATGCACGACCCCGTGACCCGGCTGCCCAACCGCAGCCTGTTCTTCGAGCGGCTGACCACGGCGCTGACCACGGCGGCCGAGGGCCGGGGCAGCGGCCGGATCGGCCTCTGCTATCTGGACCTCGACGGCTTCAAGGCCATCAACGACACCCTCGGCCACCGGGCCGGCGACCGGCTGCTGGGGGCGGTGGCCAGACGGCTCTCCGAGTGCGCGGCGCCCGGCGGCCACCTGGTCGCCCGGCTGGGCGGCGACGAGTTCGCGCTGCTGGTCGAGAACTCCACCGGCACCCAGCAGCTCGTCGACCTCGCCGGCTGCGTCCAGGCCGCGCTCCAGCGGCCGTTCGACGTGGCGGGCCACCGGCTGGCGGTGTCGGCGAGCATCGGCGTCGTCGAGCGCCCGGCCGCCGGCACCCACGCCACCGAGCTGATGCAGGCCGCCGACACCACGCTGTACTGGGCGAAGGCGGACGGCAAGGCCCGCTGGACGCTCTTCGACCCCGAGCGCAACGCCCACCGGATGACCCGTCAGGCCCTGTCCAGCACGCTGCGGCCGGCGGTCGAGCGGAACGAGTTCGTCCTTCAGTACCAGCCGCTGGTGGGCCTGGGCGACGGCGTCGTGCGGGGCGTGGAGGCGCTGGTGCGCTGGCACCACCCGCAGTTCGGGATGCTGGCGCCGAACCGGTTCATCGGGCTGGCCGAGGAGACCGGCGCGATCGTCCCGCTCGGCCGCTGGGTGCTGGCCACGGCCTGCCGCCAGGCGCGGCGCTGGCAGCTGTCCCACCCCGCCGAGCCGATCGTGGTCAGTGTCAATGTGGCCGTGCGGCAGGTGTGGGACTCCGACCTGGTCGCGGACGTGGCGGCGATCCTCACCGAGACCGGTCTGCCGCCGCGCCTGCTCCAGCTGGAGCTCACCGAGTCGGCCGTGATGGGCTCGGCCGGCCGGCCGCTCCAGCAGCTCCAGCAGCTCAGCGACATGGGCGTGGCCATCGCCATCGACGACTTCGGCACCGGCTACTCCAACCTCGCCTACCTCAGCCGGCTGCCGGTCTCCACCCTGAAGCTCGACGGCTCCTTCGTCCGGGGCTTCCACTCGGAGGAGCCGCCGAACCCGGCGGACGAGACGATCGTCGAGGCGCTCGTCCAGCTCGCGCACCGGCTCGGCATCAAGGTCACGGCCGAGTGCGTGGAGAGCGCGGAGCAGGCGGAGCGGCTGGGCCGGATCGGCTGCGACACCGGCCAGGGCTGGTTCTACTCCCGCCCGGTGCCCCCCGACACGATCTCCGCCCTGCTCGGCGCGCCGGGCGTGCGGCCCTGA
- a CDS encoding LLM class flavin-dependent oxidoreductase: MAEVQDDTIRGTALGSAPVPLSVLDLATVGSGRTARQALGTTVELARLAERRGYHRFWVAEHHSMPGIASSSPAVVLAHLAAHTDRIRLGSGGVMLPNHAPLVIAEQFGTLEALAPRRVDLGLGRAPGTDGATAAALRRTDRLHEGADEFPQQLAELTRFLDDDFPDGHPYARIHAVPGPVQGRVPGGVQRADRPSVWLLGSSGFSARLAGALGLPFSFAHHFSAANTVPALQLYRDSFRPSEVLDRPYAKIGVQAFAADDAEEARRQVLTGALAMLRLRRGRPGLVPTPEEAAAHEYGPAERDFVDEWLGNVVHGTPDEVRGGLDALVKRTGADELMITTNAHDPAARLRSYGLIADTYGLPDA; this comes from the coding sequence GTGGCCGAGGTACAGGACGACACCATCCGGGGCACGGCCCTGGGCAGCGCCCCCGTGCCGCTGTCCGTGCTGGACCTGGCGACCGTCGGCAGCGGCCGGACCGCCCGGCAGGCGCTCGGCACCACCGTGGAGCTCGCCCGGCTCGCCGAGCGCAGGGGCTACCACCGCTTCTGGGTCGCCGAGCACCACTCCATGCCCGGCATCGCCAGCTCCTCCCCCGCCGTGGTCCTGGCCCACCTCGCCGCCCACACCGACCGGATCCGGCTCGGCTCGGGCGGGGTGATGCTGCCCAACCACGCGCCGCTGGTCATCGCCGAGCAGTTCGGCACCCTGGAGGCGCTCGCGCCCCGGCGCGTCGACCTCGGGCTCGGCCGCGCGCCGGGCACGGACGGCGCCACCGCCGCGGCCCTGCGCCGGACCGACCGGCTCCACGAGGGGGCCGACGAATTCCCGCAGCAGCTCGCCGAGCTCACCCGCTTCCTGGACGACGACTTCCCCGACGGCCACCCCTACGCCCGTATCCACGCCGTGCCCGGCCCCGTCCAGGGCCGCGTCCCCGGCGGCGTCCAGCGGGCCGACCGCCCGTCCGTCTGGCTGCTGGGCTCCTCCGGCTTCAGCGCGCGGCTCGCCGGCGCGCTCGGCCTCCCCTTCTCCTTCGCGCACCACTTCTCGGCGGCCAACACCGTCCCCGCGCTCCAGCTCTACCGCGACTCCTTCCGGCCCTCCGAGGTCCTCGACCGCCCGTACGCCAAGATCGGCGTGCAGGCCTTCGCGGCCGACGACGCCGAGGAGGCCCGCCGCCAGGTCCTCACCGGCGCGCTCGCGATGCTGCGGCTGCGCCGCGGCCGGCCGGGCCTGGTCCCGACGCCCGAGGAGGCCGCGGCCCACGAGTACGGCCCCGCCGAGCGGGACTTCGTCGACGAGTGGCTGGGCAACGTCGTCCACGGCACGCCCGACGAGGTGCGCGGCGGACTGGACGCGCTGGTGAAGCGGACGGGCGCCGACGAACTGATGATCACGACCAACGCGCACGACCCCGCGGCGCGGCTGCGCAGCTACGGGCTCATCGCCGACACGTACGGGCTGCCGGACGCCTGA
- a CDS encoding IclR family transcriptional regulator: MALKPDPTAPFHSVQYALRVLETVVKHTGGVTETQIARETGLPAAHLAHLLLMLRREDYVERVSDGAYVIGDALVLLGSGGDRQKALQRKLQQSLTALRDSLGAAVYLSRYIDGEVRITQYADSPHTPKVNEWVDFRSAAHASAIGKCLLTQLDHDDRRDHLARHKTARLTSRTITNEQILFRKLDAQPATVPVLDLQEYAVGTVCAAVPVTAGLAVGCVALSLPLAHAHRLRHAAATLNRRAAPLVLSMAL, translated from the coding sequence GTGGCGCTCAAGCCCGACCCGACCGCGCCGTTCCATTCGGTGCAGTACGCACTGCGCGTATTGGAGACGGTCGTCAAGCACACCGGCGGTGTGACCGAAACCCAGATCGCGCGCGAGACCGGCCTGCCCGCCGCCCACCTCGCCCATCTGCTGCTCATGCTCCGCCGCGAGGACTATGTGGAGCGGGTGAGCGACGGCGCCTATGTGATCGGTGACGCCCTGGTCCTGCTCGGCTCCGGCGGCGACCGGCAGAAGGCGCTCCAGCGCAAGCTCCAGCAGTCCCTGACGGCGCTGCGCGACTCCCTCGGCGCGGCCGTCTACCTCAGCCGCTACATCGACGGCGAGGTCCGGATCACGCAGTACGCGGACAGCCCGCACACCCCGAAGGTCAACGAATGGGTCGACTTCCGCTCGGCCGCCCACGCCAGCGCGATCGGCAAGTGCCTGCTCACCCAGCTCGACCACGACGACCGCCGCGACCACCTCGCGCGCCACAAGACCGCCCGGCTCACCTCCCGGACGATCACCAACGAGCAGATCCTCTTCCGCAAGCTCGACGCCCAGCCCGCGACGGTCCCCGTGCTCGACCTCCAGGAGTACGCGGTGGGCACGGTCTGCGCGGCCGTCCCGGTCACGGCCGGACTCGCGGTGGGCTGCGTCGCGCTCTCCCTCCCGCTCGCGCACGCCCACCGGCTGCGCCACGCCGCCGCCACGCTGAACCGGCGGGCCGCTCCCCTGGTGCTGTCGATGGCGCTCTGA
- a CDS encoding DsbA family protein has product MSRTPSRPSSGPAERPSGQPSKRSALTPRRLAAAGAVLALVVALVAAGIAIGENTGSGTRHASASDGAAPAADPQQKLYTELDRAAARRQDGDALAVGKADAPVVLVEYADYQCSYCGKFTRDSQPELIKKYVDEGVLRIEFRNFPIFGKDSERAARASWAAGRQGKFWQFHDEVYAKTRKGDALAEDKLTDMARTAGVADLDRFRADLNGPESAAAVKKDQEEGYSIGVKSTPSFLVGGQPVAGAQPLDVFESAIARAKAAKQSGK; this is encoded by the coding sequence ATGTCCCGTACGCCTTCCCGCCCCTCGTCCGGCCCCGCCGAGCGCCCGTCCGGGCAGCCGTCCAAGCGGTCGGCCCTCACGCCCCGCCGCCTCGCGGCCGCCGGCGCGGTCCTCGCCCTCGTCGTCGCGCTCGTCGCCGCCGGCATCGCCATCGGCGAGAACACGGGTTCCGGCACCCGCCACGCCTCCGCCTCCGACGGCGCCGCGCCCGCCGCCGACCCGCAGCAGAAGCTCTACACGGAGCTGGACCGGGCCGCCGCCCGCCGCCAGGACGGCGACGCCCTCGCCGTCGGCAAGGCCGACGCGCCCGTCGTGCTCGTCGAGTACGCCGACTACCAGTGCTCGTACTGCGGCAAGTTCACCCGCGACAGCCAGCCCGAGCTGATCAAGAAGTATGTGGACGAGGGCGTGCTGCGCATCGAGTTCCGCAACTTCCCGATCTTCGGCAAGGACTCCGAGCGGGCCGCCCGCGCCTCCTGGGCCGCCGGCCGGCAGGGGAAGTTCTGGCAGTTCCACGACGAGGTCTACGCCAAGACCCGCAAGGGCGACGCGCTCGCCGAGGACAAGCTCACCGACATGGCCCGCACCGCCGGGGTCGCCGACCTCGACCGGTTCCGCGCGGACCTGAACGGCCCGGAGTCCGCGGCCGCCGTGAAGAAGGACCAGGAGGAGGGCTACTCCATCGGCGTGAAGTCCACCCCGTCGTTCCTGGTGGGCGGGCAGCCCGTCGCGGGAGCCCAGCCCCTCGACGTGTTCGAGTCGGCGATCGCGCGGGCCAAGGCCGCGAAGCAGAGCGGGAAGTGA
- a CDS encoding cytochrome c biogenesis CcdA family protein yields the protein MADIGYLAAFLGGVLALVSPCSALLLPAFFAYSLTSPGRLLARTCVFYLGLATTLVPLGVASSAASRLFNGHRELLITIGGWTVIAMGAAQILGLGFASKRAQAAAGRITPRSAASTFLLGCVYGLAGFCAGPILGAVLTMSAVGGNPFLGGSLLAVYALGMALPLFVLALCWDRFRLGGRRWLRGRELRLGRLRLHTTSLLSGLFFIGIGLLFLAYDGTTGLPGLLDADQESRLEELASAVGDAVPDYALLAVVALVVAGVLARIALRPEERGEEGAGDAGEDAAKG from the coding sequence GTGGCCGACATCGGTTACCTCGCCGCCTTCCTCGGTGGCGTCCTCGCCCTGGTCAGCCCGTGCAGCGCGCTGCTGCTGCCGGCCTTCTTCGCCTACTCGCTGACGAGCCCGGGCAGGCTCCTGGCCCGGACCTGCGTCTTCTACCTGGGGCTCGCCACGACGCTCGTCCCGCTCGGCGTCGCCTCCAGCGCGGCCAGCAGGCTCTTCAACGGCCACCGCGAGCTGCTGATCACCATCGGCGGCTGGACGGTGATCGCGATGGGCGCCGCGCAGATCCTCGGCCTCGGCTTCGCCTCCAAGCGGGCCCAGGCCGCGGCCGGCCGGATCACCCCGCGCTCGGCCGCGTCGACCTTCCTGCTGGGCTGCGTCTACGGACTGGCCGGATTCTGCGCCGGGCCGATCCTGGGCGCGGTGCTGACCATGAGCGCGGTCGGCGGCAACCCCTTCCTCGGCGGCTCGCTGCTCGCGGTCTACGCGCTGGGCATGGCGCTGCCGCTGTTCGTCCTGGCCCTGTGCTGGGACCGCTTCCGGCTCGGCGGCAGGCGCTGGCTGCGCGGGCGGGAGCTGCGTCTGGGCCGGCTGCGGCTGCACACCACCTCGCTGCTGTCCGGCCTGTTCTTCATCGGCATCGGCCTGCTGTTCCTCGCCTACGACGGCACGACGGGCCTGCCCGGCCTCCTGGACGCCGACCAGGAGTCGCGCCTGGAGGAGCTCGCCTCGGCGGTGGGCGACGCCGTGCCGGACTACGCCCTGCTGGCGGTGGTCGCGCTGGTCGTGGCCGGGGTGCTGGCCCGGATCGCGCTCCGGCCGGAGGAGCGCGGGGAGGAGGGCGCGGGGGACGCCGGGGAGGACGCCGCGAAGGGCTGA
- a CDS encoding lytic polysaccharide monooxygenase auxiliary activity family 9 protein, translated as MRKKISAAVIGIGIVAASALSTGGASGHGYTDSPTSRQVYCANGTVKNCGEIQWEPQSVEGAKGFPARGPADGTICAGGNTRFRELDDPRAGQWPATKVTAGQSLGFRWKLTARHATTDFRYYLTKSGYDPRKPLTRADLETQPFLTVPYGGRVPDATVTHQGTLPAGRTGKQLVLAVWTIADTGNAFYACSDVQF; from the coding sequence ATGCGCAAAAAGATCAGTGCGGCGGTCATCGGCATAGGCATCGTCGCCGCCTCCGCCCTCTCCACCGGCGGCGCGAGCGGCCACGGCTACACCGACTCCCCCACCAGCAGGCAGGTGTACTGCGCCAACGGCACGGTGAAGAACTGCGGCGAGATCCAGTGGGAGCCGCAGAGCGTCGAGGGCGCCAAGGGCTTCCCGGCCCGCGGCCCCGCCGACGGCACCATCTGCGCGGGAGGCAACACCCGCTTCCGCGAGCTCGACGACCCGCGCGCGGGCCAGTGGCCCGCCACCAAGGTCACGGCGGGCCAGAGCCTCGGCTTCCGGTGGAAGCTCACCGCCCGGCACGCGACCACGGACTTCCGCTACTACCTGACCAAGAGCGGCTACGACCCCCGTAAACCCCTGACCAGGGCCGACCTGGAGACCCAGCCCTTCCTGACCGTCCCCTACGGCGGACGGGTGCCCGACGCCACCGTCACCCACCAGGGCACCCTCCCCGCCGGCCGGACCGGCAAGCAGCTCGTCCTCGCCGTCTGGACGATCGCCGACACGGGCAACGCCTTCTACGCCTGTTCCGACGTCCAGTTCTGA